CGGCACTGACCCGCAACACGATGACCCGCCCGTACTTGTCAAGCACCACTGTCCCGGCAAAACGGCCAATGGTCATGGCGGAGACAAAGATGCCGTAACCGATGGCCCCGACAGCGTTTGAGGAGCCGTGACCGTCGGCCATCGCCAACGCCACCCAGTCCCCCGCGGACCCTTCGGCAAGCCCGAGCCCCAGTACCAGCACACCCAGCAACAAAGTCCGCGGATCCTTCCAGGCAGCGGCAATTTTCGCCTTCCCCGCCTTTTTGCGTGTCTTCGCGCTCACGCCGGCGTCCGTTGTGTCACCGGGACGCACATCCACCATCGACGCCGCGTGGGAAAGTTGGTCCGCCTGGTAGTGGCCGGCACCTATCCAAACAGCAATACAAACAATCACGGCTATCACCGAAAGGTGGATGGCCACTGGCAGGTGGGTCGAGGCCGCGAGCGCCCCCATCCCCGCTCCCGCCACCGTGCCGATGCTGAAGGAACCGTGCAGTCGGGGCATGATGTGCCGCCCCAGGGCACGCTCAACCGCGGCGCCCTCAATGTTCGAGGCGGCGTTCCAGCTACCCGTGCCCAAACCAACAATGACCAGCCCGGCACCGACGACCATGACCTCGGAGAACACGGTGGCACCGAACCCCACGACCATTACGCCCAGGGTTTGGATAATGCTGCCCCACCGGGATGTTAGTTTAGAACCAAGCCGGAGCACCACCAGCCCGGATGCTGCCACGGAAACAAAAGATCCCAGGGACATGCACAGCAGCATCAGGCCCACCGCGCCCGGAGTCAGGCCCAGATCATCACGGATGGCCGGCAGACGGGAGACCCAACTGGCAAAGACCAGCCCGGACCCTGCGTACGCGGTAACTACCCCGTTGCGCCAGGCATTAACATCGCTCACGCCACGCGAACAGTTGCTTGCGCCTTGACCAAAACCTTTTGACCATCCAAGGTCACGGCCAAGTCGACCCTTGCCGTGAACGCCTCTGCGTTCAGGGCCCCGATGACGCCGAGAATCTGCACGACGGCGCCGGGCGCACCGGCCAGGTCCGCGACCGGCACGGGCTTGGTAAAGCGGGTGCCGTAGGCGGTGACGGCGGACGGGTCACCCACCCAATCCGTGACGAGCTGAACGGCAGCGCCCATGGTGAACATGCCGTGGGCGATGACACCGGGCAGTTCGACCTCACGGGCAAAACGATCGTTCCAGTGGATGGGATTGAAGTCCCCCGAAGCTCCCGCATATTTAATCAAGTCGGCGCGGCTTATTTCCAGCGTGCGAGAACCAATTTCCTGGCCCAGCGTCAGCTCTGAAAAGTTCATTATTGTCCCTCTCCGCGGACCAAGATGGCGGACACGGTGGTGGCCACGGGCTCGCCTGCCACGGTGGAAATTTCTGCGCGAGTGGTGATCATGGCACCGCCACCCATGGCACGCACGGTGTCAACGTGGAGTTCGGCCACGAGCTCATCGCCGGCCACAATGGGACGGTGGTGTGTGAACTTTTGTTCCGCGTGCACGACGCGGGAGAAATCGATTCCTGAATCCTGATCGTTGATCAACTGGGCGTCAGCGCGTTGTGCCACGATGATGGCGTACGTTGGCGGGGCCAGCAGGTCCGTATACCCCAATGCATGGGCTGCGACAACCTCAAAATGGGCTGCGTGGGTGGCCTTGACTGCTGTGGCGAATTCACGGATCGATTCGCGACCGACACTGTACACGTCACCTTGGGAATAGCTGCGTCCCTGCAGCGCGGGATTGATACTCATGGGGTAAAGACTATCCTCTGCAGCTGCGCCAGCGCACTCTATGAACGAGGCCCGGACCTCATCTGGGCCACCACCTCGAGCAGCGCCTCAACGTCAACGGCTTCGCCGTCGACCGTGGTGTGCTCGGAGCCTGAAGCCATACCGAAAAGGGCGGCGTTGTAGTAAAGCCCGTCTCCCAAAAGCATGACAGCCCGGGCCACGGTGGGATCCCCAATATCGGAGAGAATCAGCTTGTACCAGGTAGCGTGAATCTCCGCGAAGGCCTGCCTAACCGTACTGTCCTCGCCCTGCGCCAAACGCATGGCGGCGACAATGACACGGTCAAAAGTGCTCTCGCCAAATACGCTGGTTCGCACGTAGTAGCTCGCGCAACCCCGTGGATCCTTTGACATTGCGGTGAAGTCCGCTTCCGCCAACTCACGCAACTGATTCACCAGCCCCTCTGTGAGGGCTTCTTTGCTCTTGAAGTGGTAAAGCAGCCCGCCCTTGGACACGCCCGCCGCCGCCGCTACTGCGTCCAAGGTTGCCGCGAGTGGGCCGTCATTGATGAGCAATTCCCCATAGGCATCGAGGACCCGATCCCGGGCTGGGGGTTGATTCGTCATTGCTCCACCTTACAAGAAGTGATGAAGTGCACCACCCAGACGGTTTACTGTACCGACTGGACGGTATAGTATTGGTTGATGGCTATCTCATCAACCACCCCCTTGTCCGGCCCCTCCGCGGGCCATGCACGTGCCGGCGCCCGCAGCTGGCTTGCCCTGGCCGTGCTCATGTTGCCGGTGCTTTTGGTGTCGGTGGACAATACGGTGCTCAGTTTCGCCATCCCCTCGATCTCCTTGGCGCTGATTCCTTCCGCCTCGGAACTGTTGTGGATCATTGATGTGTACCCGCTGGTCTTGGCAGCGCTGCTGGTGCCCATGGGGAGCATGGCCGACAGGTTTGGGCGGCGGAGGCTGCTGATGATCGGCAGCACCGGCTTCGCCATTGTCTCGGTGTTTGCCGCTTTCGCCCCCAGCGCCGGCGCCCTCATTGGTTATCGGGCGCTGCTGGGCCTGTTTGGCGCCATGCTGATGCCCTCCACCTTGTCGCTGATCCGCAATTTGTTCCTCCACCCCGACCAGCGCCGCAAGGCCATTGCCATCTGGGCGGCAGGTTTCTCCGGCGGCGCGGCTCTGGGGCCCATCGTGGGCGGATTCCTCCTTGAGCACTTCTGGTGGGGCTCCGTGTTCTTGATGTCCGTGCCGGTGCTGGTTCCACTGTTGATCCTGGCACCGATCTTTGTGCCGGAGTCCAAGGACCCCGCCCCAGGCAAAATTGACCCGATGAGCATCTTGTTGTCCTTTGGCGCCATGGTGCCGACGATTTTCGGAATCAAGGAAATCGCCCAGTCGGGACTCTCCGTCATCAACGTTGCCCTCATCGTGGCGGGCCTTGCCCTGGGTACGGTATTTGTGCGCCGTCAGCTGCGCCGCAAGAACCCCATGATGGATGTGACCTTGTTCAAGAACCCGGTCTTCAGCGGCAGCGTAGGCGCCAATCTGCTGAGCATCTTTGCCCTAGTGGGCTTCTTGTACTTCATCACCCAGCACCTGCAGCTGGTGGTGGGCCTCTCCCCTACCCACGCAGCTTTTGTCCTGGTCCCCGGCCTGGCGCTCACCATCGTCTCCGGACTGCTGGCGGCGTCCCTTGCCAACCGTTTCAAGCCATCATGGCTGGTGGCCGGAGGGCTGTTCCTCAACGCATCGGCATTCCTGATTGTTTGGCTGAACACCGACGGGTCAGTAACCGGCATCATTGCAGCGTTTGTGGTCCTGGGCGTGGGAGTGGGCATGGCCGAGACTATTTCCAACGACCTCATCCTCTCCGCCGCGCCGCCAGCTAAGGCAGGCGCTGCGTCGGCCATCTCGGAAACGGCCTACGAGGTGGGCTCGGTACTGGGAACCGCCGTCCTGGGCAGCATCTTGGCCGCAGCGTACAGGATGAATGTTGTGGTTCCGGCAGGCGTGTCGCTGGAAGGAACGAACACAGCGTCCCAGACGCTGGGCGGCGCCATCGATGTTGCCGCCACCCTGCCAGCCGATCAAGGCGCTGCGCTGCTGGACTCGGCCAAGCACGCCTTCGACTCCGGTTCGGGCATCGTCGCCATGGTGAGCGTAATTGTCATGCTCGGTGCTGCACTCATGTGCCTGTGGACGTTGAGGACTGCTGTCAGTAACCCGGAGCCGGTGGATCACTAGCGCCGCAGGTGTGCTGCAAGATCCTGACTGACCGGTTAGCTAGGGTTACGCCTGAGGCCCTCAAGCAGGAGTCCCAGATGGGCCGCTTTCGCGCGGAATTGACATCACACCGCGGTGCGGGCAAACCTCCACTTTGAACGGGCGCACGGTTTGCCGCCAATGTGGCGCCACTTTCAAAGCTGCGCCTGATCCTCACATAATGGTGCGCTGGAGCGGAGTCATGGACGCCGCATCAGCAACTTTTACTGGTGAGAGTGGAAACTTGGGTCCCTTTTGGCCCGTGACTGTATCCAGGGGAAGGCACCGCGGCAAATTGTTCAGGGTGGAAGTGACCGGTGTGGCCTGACTCAGCTCTGGTCCATCATTGGTCTTCTCTACCAGAGTCAACCGGATACGCACTAAATCGGTTTT
This region of Arthrobacter alpinus genomic DNA includes:
- a CDS encoding TetR/AcrR family transcriptional regulator — encoded protein: MTNQPPARDRVLDAYGELLINDGPLAATLDAVAAAAGVSKGGLLYHFKSKEALTEGLVNQLRELAEADFTAMSKDPRGCASYYVRTSVFGESTFDRVIVAAMRLAQGEDSTVRQAFAEIHATWYKLILSDIGDPTVARAVMLLGDGLYYNAALFGMASGSEHTTVDGEAVDVEALLEVVAQMRSGPRS
- a CDS encoding MaoC family dehydratase, translated to MNFSELTLGQEIGSRTLEISRADLIKYAGASGDFNPIHWNDRFAREVELPGVIAHGMFTMGAAVQLVTDWVGDPSAVTAYGTRFTKPVPVADLAGAPGAVVQILGVIGALNAEAFTARVDLAVTLDGQKVLVKAQATVRVA
- a CDS encoding MFS transporter, coding for MSDVNAWRNGVVTAYAGSGLVFASWVSRLPAIRDDLGLTPGAVGLMLLCMSLGSFVSVAASGLVVLRLGSKLTSRWGSIIQTLGVMVVGFGATVFSEVMVVGAGLVIVGLGTGSWNAASNIEGAAVERALGRHIMPRLHGSFSIGTVAGAGMGALAASTHLPVAIHLSVIAVIVCIAVWIGAGHYQADQLSHAASMVDVRPGDTTDAGVSAKTRKKAGKAKIAAAWKDPRTLLLGVLVLGLGLAEGSAGDWVALAMADGHGSSNAVGAIGYGIFVSAMTIGRFAGTVVLDKYGRVIVLRVSAATAVLGLGLFVFAPSQEIALSALVLWGLGSALGFPVAMSAASDDPEQAAARVSVVSTVGYGAFLGGPPLLGLLAEHVGVLHSLLAVLVLLVVAFFLTPVVRRPQYLDAVEYPATATVEK
- a CDS encoding FAS1-like dehydratase domain-containing protein, with protein sequence MSINPALQGRSYSQGDVYSVGRESIREFATAVKATHAAHFEVVAAHALGYTDLLAPPTYAIIVAQRADAQLINDQDSGIDFSRVVHAEQKFTHHRPIVAGDELVAELHVDTVRAMGGGAMITTRAEISTVAGEPVATTVSAILVRGEGQ
- a CDS encoding MFS transporter, whose product is MAISSTTPLSGPSAGHARAGARSWLALAVLMLPVLLVSVDNTVLSFAIPSISLALIPSASELLWIIDVYPLVLAALLVPMGSMADRFGRRRLLMIGSTGFAIVSVFAAFAPSAGALIGYRALLGLFGAMLMPSTLSLIRNLFLHPDQRRKAIAIWAAGFSGGAALGPIVGGFLLEHFWWGSVFLMSVPVLVPLLILAPIFVPESKDPAPGKIDPMSILLSFGAMVPTIFGIKEIAQSGLSVINVALIVAGLALGTVFVRRQLRRKNPMMDVTLFKNPVFSGSVGANLLSIFALVGFLYFITQHLQLVVGLSPTHAAFVLVPGLALTIVSGLLAASLANRFKPSWLVAGGLFLNASAFLIVWLNTDGSVTGIIAAFVVLGVGVGMAETISNDLILSAAPPAKAGAASAISETAYEVGSVLGTAVLGSILAAAYRMNVVVPAGVSLEGTNTASQTLGGAIDVAATLPADQGAALLDSAKHAFDSGSGIVAMVSVIVMLGAALMCLWTLRTAVSNPEPVDH